GGCGCCGGCGCCGCGCAAGCCCGCGCCGGCCCCGCGCGTCTACGCCGGTCCGCCCGACACGGAAGCGGAAGCGCTCGTGCGCGAGATCGTCCAGCGCATGGGAATCGAGGCGACGATCTCGAGCGCGACCGACGAGGCGGGCGCGGTGAGCATCAAGATCGAGTCGCCTGATTCGGCGATCCTGATTGGCCGCAAGGGGCGCAGTCTGGAATCGCTCCAGTATTTAGTGAACCGAATGAGCCCGAAAACGGAAGGCGACGACAAAGATCGCATTACGATCGATATCGAGGGGTATCTCGACCGCCGGCAGGAAGCGCTCGAGGAACTCGCGCACCGGCTCGCCGAACGCGCGCGCGAGACGGGCCGCCGCCAGCGCACCAAGCCCATGGGGTCGCAGGAGCGCCGCGTCATTCACATGGCCCTCGAGGGCGACGACACGATTCGAACATTCAGCGTCGGCGATGCCGGCGACAGGCACGTTGTGATCGCGCCAAAGGACGAACGGGCCGACGGCGACCGTGCGCCGCGCGGGCGTGGTCCACGCAGTGATCGCGGGCAGCGTGGCGGAGAACCGCGCGAGCACAAACCGCGCAATATCTTCGACAGGCAGAACCAGGCGCGGGCGCAGAGCGCGCCGGACGGTGACG
This is a stretch of genomic DNA from Candidatus Hydrogenedentota bacterium. It encodes these proteins:
- a CDS encoding KH domain-containing protein, which produces APAPRKPAPAPRVYAGPPDTEAEALVREIVQRMGIEATISSATDEAGAVSIKIESPDSAILIGRKGRSLESLQYLVNRMSPKTEGDDKDRITIDIEGYLDRRQEALEELAHRLAERARETGRRQRTKPMGSQERRVIHMALEGDDTIRTFSVGDAGDRHVVIAPKDERADGDRAPRGRGPRSDRGQRGGEPREHKPRNIFDRQNQARAQSAPDGDGEHQHGDGNGAPRRRRRSRRGGRGRGPRPEAPAAPSDAVESGPQDS